DNA sequence from the Parasphingorhabdus cellanae genome:
CGGTGGGTGATCCCGAATGCGATGATCTGGAACGCCATTTGCGCCCGGAACAAGCCGTGCTTGGATTGCGCAAGGAAATGCAGACATTCGCCAACTTGCGCCCTGCGAAAGCTTTTGCCGGGCTTGAAAACCTCTCTGCCCTGAAGCCGGATATCGCGGGTGCGATTAATCTATTGATTTTCCGGGAACTGACCGGCGATATCTATTTCGGTGAAAAAGGCCAACGCACCACAGACGCAGGGTTACGCGAAGGCTATGATATCATGGCCTATGATGAGGAAGAGATCAGCCGTATCGCCCATATCGCGTTCAATGCGGCACAGGGGCGCCGCAAAAAGCTATGCTCAGTGGACAAAGCGAATGTGTTGCAAACATCGGTTTTGTGGCGGGCAGTCGTTAATGAAGTTGCCGCCGATTACCCGGATGTCGAACTCAGTCATATGTATGTCGACAATGCTGCGATGCAGCTGGTGCGCAATCCAGGGCAGTTTGATGTTATGCTAACCGGGAATATTTTCGGTGATATCCTCTCTGACCAGGCCAGCATGTGTGTCGGATCGATTGGGCTACTGGCGTCCGCGTCTTTGGGCACCGGAACCCGCGGACTCTATGAGCCGATTCATGGCAGTGCGCCGGACATAGCCGGGCAGGGTATTGCCAACCCCTCTGCGATGATCTTGTCCGCTGCGATGATGCTGCGCCACAGTTTCGATATGGAAGAAAAAGCTTCGCAGATTGAAAGGGCTGTGGCTGACGTTCTGCAGCAGGGGATACTCGGCCATGATCTGGGCGGCAGGGCATCGACATGTGAAATTGGCGATGCGGTTGTTGCACGGCTTGCCAGCTAAGCGCCAAGGGGCTTAAGAAAAGATATGAAAAGAGATACCGGTCAAGATCGCGCGATTACGAAAAACTGGCGCCCAGCAACGAAAGCCATTCGTAGCGGCACGATGCGCAGTGAATTTGGCGAGACATCGGAAGCCTTGTTCCTGACATCCGGTTACACTTATGACTGTGCCGAAGATGCGGCAGCCCGTTTTAATGGTGAGCAATCCGGCATGACTTACAGCCGCTTGCAAAACCCGACGGTGCAGATGTTGGAAGAGCGGATTGCGGTGATGGAAGGTGCGGAGGCCTGCCGTGCAACAGCGTCCGGTATGGCAGCAATGACTGCCGCATTGTTGTGCCAATTGGAAGCCGGTGATCATGTCGTGGCGAGCCGTGCCCTTTTTGGTTCTTGCCGCTGGTTGACCGACAGTCTGTTACCGAAATTCGGTATAGAGACCACGGTTATCGATGGCCGCGATATCGATAATTGGGAACAAGCGATCACGCCCAAGACAAAAGTATTCTTCTTTGAAACGCCAGCGAACCCGACCATGGACGTCATCGACCTGCGGTCTGTTTGCGATCTGGCACGGGCGAAAGGTATTATAAGTGTTGTCGACAATGCTTTCGCCACCAATGTTCTTCAGCGGCCGATGGAATTTGGTGCCGATATTGTAGCCTATAGCGCAACCAAGATGATGGACGGGCAGGGGCGCGTATTGGCTGGTGCTGTTTGTGGTACGGAAGAGTTTATCGAGGAAATTTTGCTGGCTTTTACCCGCAACACAGGTCCGACTCTAAGTGCGTTTAATGCCTGGGTTGTTCTGAAAGGACTCGAGACTCTTGACCTGCGTATCCGCAAGCAGAGCAATAATGCCTTAGAGGTGGGTAAGTTTTTGGAGCAACGGGTAGAAAAAATATTGCACCCTGGCCTACCCAGTCATCCGCAACATAATCTTGCGATGAGCCAGATGGAAGCGGCAGGACCGATCTTTTCGCTCTATGTTGGCGGCGGTCGCAAGCAAGCGCATAATCTACTTAACGCATTGAATCTTATAGATATATCGAATAATATAGGGGATAGTCGATCGTTAATGTGTCATCCCGCGTCGACGACTCATCATGGTCTGGGGGAGGACGCACGGTTAGAAATCGGGATCACTGAAGATATGTTAAGGATCAATGTCGGACTGGAAGACCCTATCGATTTGATCGAAGATTTGGATCAAGCCCTTTCGTCTGTTGGTCTTTGACGCTATTATAAATAGATGATGCAGGCGTTCTTCCC
Encoded proteins:
- a CDS encoding trans-sulfuration enzyme family protein; translation: MKRDTGQDRAITKNWRPATKAIRSGTMRSEFGETSEALFLTSGYTYDCAEDAAARFNGEQSGMTYSRLQNPTVQMLEERIAVMEGAEACRATASGMAAMTAALLCQLEAGDHVVASRALFGSCRWLTDSLLPKFGIETTVIDGRDIDNWEQAITPKTKVFFFETPANPTMDVIDLRSVCDLARAKGIISVVDNAFATNVLQRPMEFGADIVAYSATKMMDGQGRVLAGAVCGTEEFIEEILLAFTRNTGPTLSAFNAWVVLKGLETLDLRIRKQSNNALEVGKFLEQRVEKILHPGLPSHPQHNLAMSQMEAAGPIFSLYVGGGRKQAHNLLNALNLIDISNNIGDSRSLMCHPASTTHHGLGEDARLEIGITEDMLRINVGLEDPIDLIEDLDQALSSVGL
- the leuB gene encoding 3-isopropylmalate dehydrogenase yields the protein MHIAVLAGDGIGQEIMVEALRVLDALGLPDLRLDHADVGGVAYKNHGHPLPPETLELVMAADAVLFGAVGDPECDDLERHLRPEQAVLGLRKEMQTFANLRPAKAFAGLENLSALKPDIAGAINLLIFRELTGDIYFGEKGQRTTDAGLREGYDIMAYDEEEISRIAHIAFNAAQGRRKKLCSVDKANVLQTSVLWRAVVNEVAADYPDVELSHMYVDNAAMQLVRNPGQFDVMLTGNIFGDILSDQASMCVGSIGLLASASLGTGTRGLYEPIHGSAPDIAGQGIANPSAMILSAAMMLRHSFDMEEKASQIERAVADVLQQGILGHDLGGRASTCEIGDAVVARLAS